Proteins from a genomic interval of Ralstonia wenshanensis:
- the pelF gene encoding GT4 family glycosyltransferase PelF: MSNDHFPRAQSADVALLLEGTFPYVSGGVSSWVNQMIRAFPDIRFAVVFIGSRREDYGKPVYAIPDNVVHLECHYLYDFPPPPLVQASGGDAAAFERSRKLHDALRNPANKEETAELIRASIADLRDDGPLAEEQFLYSHRAWDMMTDYYRRYCTDPSFTDYFWTVRIMHKPLWQLVRIAENLIPVKVFHTVSTGYAGFLGALLRYRRGRPLLVSEHGIYTKERKIDLFQSQWIRDNRSIFEKDIAQISYFRDLWVRFFETMGRVCYDAAEDIVALYEGNRQRQVIDGAPAEKTRSIPNGINLPRLAALREKRQASVPRVMCLIGRVVPIKDVKTFIRAMLTVTREMPDAEGWIAGPEDEDPEYAQECHSLAESLGLGDRIKFLGFQKIDDILPKVGVLVLSSISEALPLVVLEGFAAGVPSVTTDVGSCRQLLFGLEGEDAALGAAGAVVRIADPAALAAEVLTLLRDETRWHAAQAAGIARVERYYTQEMMVGSYRELYTRLQTLPDLSTEHGAKAASAAAAACPHHAQQNRPQNTPDKGAR; the protein is encoded by the coding sequence ATGAGCAACGACCACTTTCCTCGCGCCCAGTCCGCCGACGTTGCGCTGCTGCTTGAAGGGACCTTTCCCTACGTGAGCGGCGGGGTGTCGAGCTGGGTCAACCAGATGATCCGGGCGTTTCCGGACATCCGCTTTGCCGTCGTCTTCATCGGCAGCCGCCGTGAGGATTACGGCAAGCCCGTCTACGCCATTCCCGACAACGTGGTGCACCTGGAGTGCCACTACCTGTACGACTTTCCACCGCCGCCACTGGTGCAGGCCAGTGGCGGCGATGCCGCAGCGTTCGAGCGCTCGCGCAAGCTGCACGACGCCCTGCGCAATCCGGCAAACAAGGAAGAGACCGCCGAGCTGATCCGCGCCTCGATCGCCGACCTGCGCGACGACGGCCCGCTGGCCGAGGAGCAGTTCCTCTACAGCCACCGTGCGTGGGACATGATGACGGACTACTACCGGCGCTATTGCACCGACCCGTCGTTCACGGACTACTTCTGGACTGTGCGCATCATGCACAAGCCGCTGTGGCAGCTCGTGCGCATTGCCGAAAACCTCATCCCGGTGAAGGTGTTCCACACCGTCTCGACCGGCTATGCCGGTTTCCTGGGCGCGCTGCTGCGCTACAGGCGCGGGCGGCCGCTGCTGGTGTCCGAGCACGGCATCTACACCAAGGAACGCAAGATCGACCTGTTCCAGAGCCAGTGGATTCGTGACAACCGCAGCATCTTCGAGAAGGACATCGCGCAGATCAGCTACTTCCGCGACTTGTGGGTGCGTTTTTTCGAGACCATGGGCCGGGTCTGCTATGACGCAGCCGAAGACATCGTCGCGCTGTACGAAGGCAACCGGCAGCGGCAGGTGATTGACGGTGCGCCGGCCGAGAAGACGCGCAGCATTCCCAACGGGATCAACCTGCCGCGCCTGGCCGCGCTGCGCGAGAAGCGGCAGGCCAGCGTGCCGCGCGTGATGTGCCTGATCGGCCGGGTGGTGCCCATCAAGGACGTGAAGACGTTCATCCGCGCCATGCTGACCGTCACGCGCGAGATGCCCGACGCGGAAGGCTGGATTGCCGGCCCGGAAGACGAAGATCCGGAATACGCGCAGGAATGCCACAGCCTGGCCGAGAGCCTGGGCCTCGGAGACCGCATCAAGTTCCTGGGCTTCCAGAAGATCGACGACATCCTGCCGAAGGTGGGTGTGCTGGTGCTGAGTTCCATCAGCGAGGCGCTGCCGCTGGTGGTGCTGGAAGGGTTTGCCGCGGGCGTGCCGTCCGTCACGACGGATGTGGGTTCGTGCCGGCAACTGCTGTTCGGCCTGGAAGGCGAAGACGCGGCTCTGGGCGCGGCCGGCGCCGTGGTGCGCATTGCCGACCCCGCCGCCCTGGCTGCCGAAGTGCTGACGCTGCTGCGCGATGAAACGCGCTGGCATGCGGCCCAGGCAGCCGGCATTGCCCGCGTCGAGCGCTACTACACGCAAGAGATGATGGTCGGCAGCTACCGCGAGCTGTACACGCGCCTGCAGACGTTGCCCGACCTGAGTACCGAGCACGGTGCCAAGGCGGCGTCTGCAGCTGCGGCGGCCTGCCCGCACCACGCCCAGCAGAACAGGCCACAGAACACGCCAGACAAGGGAGCCCGCTGA
- the pelG gene encoding exopolysaccharide Pel transporter PelG, giving the protein MAGIGFELRKMLKRDSLLGLLRAYTYAGIISSGPWILSIVGILLIGILSLPFVVPGSLITQFQVSVTYLIAVSLILTGPLQLAFTRFTSDRLFEKRDDLILPNYHAVSLVMTLVAGGLGLLVIVFAFPQQSAIYRLLMLAGFVVMANIWIAVIFLSGMKQYKAIVWIFLVGYTLTVLLALLFNRHGLEGLLLGFVTGQLFLLIGMAALIYRNFSGRRFLSFEVFDRRFAYPSLMLIGLLYNLGIWLDKFMFWYAPGTGQQVIGPLHASVIYDIPVFLAYLGIIPGMAVFLVRIETDFVEYYDAFYDAVRGGASLEHIEDMRNTMVQTIRAGLYEIVKIQAMAALVLFAVGAAVLRALQISELYLPLLYVDTIAASLQVVFLGVVNIFFYLDRRRVVLALTAAFVALNGVLTWITLQLGPAWYGYGFAVSLLLVVMASLVILDRKLDRLEYETFMLQ; this is encoded by the coding sequence ATGGCCGGCATTGGTTTTGAGCTGCGCAAGATGCTCAAGCGCGACAGCCTGCTTGGGCTGCTGCGCGCCTATACCTACGCCGGCATCATCAGTTCCGGGCCGTGGATTCTCTCCATCGTCGGGATTCTGCTGATCGGCATCCTGAGCCTGCCGTTCGTGGTTCCCGGCTCGCTCATCACGCAGTTCCAGGTGTCGGTCACCTACCTGATCGCGGTCAGCCTGATCCTGACCGGGCCGCTGCAGCTTGCCTTCACGCGCTTTACGTCCGACCGCCTGTTCGAGAAGCGCGACGACCTGATCCTGCCCAACTACCACGCTGTGTCGCTCGTGATGACGCTGGTGGCGGGCGGGCTGGGGCTGCTCGTCATCGTGTTTGCGTTTCCGCAGCAGTCGGCCATTTACCGGCTGCTGATGCTGGCGGGCTTCGTGGTCATGGCCAACATCTGGATTGCCGTGATCTTCCTGTCGGGCATGAAGCAGTACAAGGCGATCGTGTGGATCTTCCTGGTCGGCTACACGCTCACCGTGCTGCTGGCGCTGCTGTTCAACCGGCACGGGCTGGAAGGGTTGCTGCTGGGGTTCGTGACGGGGCAACTCTTCTTGCTGATCGGCATGGCCGCGCTCATCTACCGCAACTTCAGCGGGCGGCGCTTCCTGTCGTTCGAGGTGTTCGACAGGCGGTTTGCGTATCCGTCGCTCATGCTCATCGGGCTGCTCTACAACCTCGGCATCTGGCTCGACAAGTTCATGTTCTGGTATGCGCCGGGCACGGGGCAGCAGGTGATCGGGCCGCTGCATGCGTCGGTCATCTATGACATTCCGGTGTTCCTGGCTTACCTCGGCATCATCCCCGGCATGGCGGTGTTCCTGGTGCGCATCGAGACGGACTTTGTCGAGTACTACGACGCCTTCTATGACGCCGTGCGGGGCGGGGCATCGCTCGAGCACATCGAAGACATGCGCAACACGATGGTGCAGACCATTCGTGCCGGCCTGTACGAGATCGTGAAGATCCAAGCCATGGCCGCGCTGGTGTTGTTTGCCGTGGGCGCTGCGGTGCTGCGGGCGCTGCAGATTTCCGAGCTGTACCTGCCGCTGCTGTATGTCGACACCATTGCCGCGAGCTTGCAGGTGGTGTTCCTGGGGGTGGTGAACATCTTTTTCTACCTGGACCGGCGCCGCGTGGTGCTGGCGCTGACGGCGGCGTTCGTGGCGCTCAATGGCGTGCTGACGTGGATTACGTTGCAGCTCGGGCCGGCCTGGTACGGATACGGATTTGCCGTATCGCTGCTCTTGGTTGTGATGGCGAGCCTGGTGATCCTGGACCGGAAGCTGGATCGGCTGGAGTACGAGACGTTCATGTTGCAGTGA